A region of the Myxococcus stipitatus DSM 14675 genome:
CGCTGTCGGCATTCTTCGCCCAGGCACGCACCCTGCGGCTCGCGGACGGACCAGACGAAGTCCACAAGGGCGTCATCGCCCGCATCGAGCTGGCCCGGCGCGGTTTCTCCCGGAGATGACCATGGCCACCCACGCCACCTCCACCGTCACCCTCGACACGCCCGGCTCGGTGCGCTCGGGGGAGGAGCTGAATGTCGCGGCCGTCGATGCGTGGCTGAAGCAGCAGGTGCCCTCGCTCGAAGGCACGCCCACGGTGACGCAGTTCTCCGGCGGCGCATCCAACTGGACGTATCGCCTCCTGTACCCCCACCGGGACCTCATCCTGCGCAGGCCCCCCTCGGGCACGAAGGCCAAGTCCGCGCACGACATGTCTCGCGAGTACCGCGTGCAGCAGGCGCTCAAGCCCGCCTACCCGTGGGTGCCGCAGATGGTGGGGCTGTGCCAGGACCCGACCATCCTGGGCACGGACTTCTACGTCATGGAGCGCATCGAGGGACTCATCCCTCGCGCCCACCTGCCTCGCGGGCTGAACCTGGACCGGAACCAGACGCGCCAGCTCTGTCTCAACGTCATCGACAAGCTGCTGGAGCTGCACGCGGTGGATGCGCAGGCCGTGGGCCTGTCGTCGCTGGGCAAGGGCCCGGGCTATCCCCGCCGTCAGGTGGAGGGCTGGTCGGACCGTTACGAGAAGGCGCGGACGTGGAACGTGCCGAGCTACCGCTACGTGCGCGACTGGCTCAAGGCCAACATCCCCGACGACAGCGCCACCTGCGTCATCCACAACGACTGGCGCTTCGACAACGTGGTGCTGGACCCGGGGGAGCCCACGCGAGTCATTGGCGTGCTCGACTGGGAGATGGCCACGCTGGGCGACCCGCTGATGGACCTGGGCAGCGCGCTGGCCTACTGGGTGGAGGCGGATGACACGTTCTTCATGCGGCTCACGCGTCGTCAGCCCACGCACCTGCCCGGCATGCTGCGGCGACAGGAGGTCGTCGAGTACTACCTCCAGCGCTCCGGCCTGAAGCCCACCAACTGGACCTTCTACGAGGTCTTCGGAATCTTCCGGCTCGCCGTCATCATCCAGCAAATCTATTACCGCTATCACCACAAGCAGACGCGCAACCCGGCGTTCAAGAACTTCTGGACGCTGGTGACCTACTTCGACTGGCGCTGCAAGCGCATCATCGGGAAGGCAGGACGCTGAATGGGCGCTGTGTATCTCATCCGTCATGGACAGGCGTCCTTCGGCGCGGCGAACTATGACCAGCTCTCCGAGACGGGCTACGTCCAGGCTCGCGTCCTGGGCGAGGCCCTCAAGGCCCGGCAGACGAAGGTCGACACAGTCGTCATGGGGACGCTCGCCCGCCATCAGCAGACGGCGGAGACGTGCCTGAAGGCGCTCGGGACGGAGATCGCGCCGACGCGCATCCCGGGCTTCAATGAGTTCGACCACGTCGAGCTCATCGTCCGGCACACACCGCGCTATGCGGACCACGCAGCCTGGATGGAGGACCTCGCCACGGCGCCGGACCCGCATCGGGCCATCCAGGACATGTTCGGGCAGGCCGTGGCGCGGTGGCTCGCGGGCCAGCACGACCACGAGTACGCCGAGTCCTGGCCCGCGTTCCAGCAGCGGTGCATCCGGGCGCTCGACTCGCTCATCCAGGACCTGGGGCCGTCGAAGACGGCGCTCGTGTTCACCTCGGGCGGCCCCGTCACGGCCATCTGCCAGCACTTGCTCCACATCCCGGACGAGCACGCGTTCCGGCTGAACTGGACGCTCGCCAACTGCGGCATCACCAAGGTCGTCTACAGCGACCGGGGCCACCACCTCTCGACGCTCAACGAGCACGCCCACTTCGAGGGACCGCACCGCGGCCTCGTCACGTACCGCTGAGGAGTTCCTCCGTGCGAAAGAACATCCTGATTACGGGCGCGAGCTCGGGGCTGGGTGAGGGCATGGCTCGGGAGTTCGCGGCGCGGGGACACCACCTCGCGCTGTGTGCTCGTCGGACGGACCGGTTGGAGGCGCTGCGCTCGGAATTGCTGGCGAAGCACCCGGGCCTTCACATCTCCGTGCGCGAGCTGGATGTGAACGAGCACGAGCGCGTGTTCGAGGTCTTCAACGCCTTCGCGGAGGACCTGGGGAGCCTGGACCGCATCATCATCAACGCGGGCATCGGCGTGGGGAAGCGGCTGGGCACGGGCAACTTCGCCACCAACGTGAAGACGGCGCAGACGAACTTCGTGGCCGCCGTCGCGCAGTGCGAAGCCGCGGTGGGCATCTTGCGCAAGCAGGGCCAGGGGCATCTGGTCACCATCTCGTCGATGAGCGCGATGCGCGGGTTGCCTCGCCACCTCACGGTGTACGCGGCCACCAAGGCGGGGCTCGCGACGCTGACGGAGGGCATCCGCGCCGAATTGCTCGGTACGCCCATCAAGGTCTCGACCATCTATCCCGGCTACATCCACACAGAGCTGAACGCGGGGGCGAAGAAGCTGCCGTTCGCCGTGGATGCGGAGAAGGGCTCACGCGCGCTGGTGAAGGCCATCGAGCGCGAGCCGGTGAGCGCCTACGTCCCCGGCTGGCCCTGGACCGTGGTGGGGTTCTTCCTGCGCAACCTGCCGCTCGAGCTCGTCGCGA
Encoded here:
- a CDS encoding phosphotransferase family protein, encoding MATHATSTVTLDTPGSVRSGEELNVAAVDAWLKQQVPSLEGTPTVTQFSGGASNWTYRLLYPHRDLILRRPPSGTKAKSAHDMSREYRVQQALKPAYPWVPQMVGLCQDPTILGTDFYVMERIEGLIPRAHLPRGLNLDRNQTRQLCLNVIDKLLELHAVDAQAVGLSSLGKGPGYPRRQVEGWSDRYEKARTWNVPSYRYVRDWLKANIPDDSATCVIHNDWRFDNVVLDPGEPTRVIGVLDWEMATLGDPLMDLGSALAYWVEADDTFFMRLTRRQPTHLPGMLRRQEVVEYYLQRSGLKPTNWTFYEVFGIFRLAVIIQQIYYRYHHKQTRNPAFKNFWTLVTYFDWRCKRIIGKAGR
- a CDS encoding histidine phosphatase family protein — translated: MGAVYLIRHGQASFGAANYDQLSETGYVQARVLGEALKARQTKVDTVVMGTLARHQQTAETCLKALGTEIAPTRIPGFNEFDHVELIVRHTPRYADHAAWMEDLATAPDPHRAIQDMFGQAVARWLAGQHDHEYAESWPAFQQRCIRALDSLIQDLGPSKTALVFTSGGPVTAICQHLLHIPDEHAFRLNWTLANCGITKVVYSDRGHHLSTLNEHAHFEGPHRGLVTYR
- a CDS encoding SDR family oxidoreductase, which codes for MRKNILITGASSGLGEGMAREFAARGHHLALCARRTDRLEALRSELLAKHPGLHISVRELDVNEHERVFEVFNAFAEDLGSLDRIIINAGIGVGKRLGTGNFATNVKTAQTNFVAAVAQCEAAVGILRKQGQGHLVTISSMSAMRGLPRHLTVYAATKAGLATLTEGIRAELLGTPIKVSTIYPGYIHTELNAGAKKLPFAVDAEKGSRALVKAIEREPVSAYVPGWPWTVVGFFLRNLPLELVAKMS